The following proteins are co-located in the Cutaneotrichosporon cavernicola HIS019 DNA, chromosome: 3 genome:
- a CDS encoding uncharacterized protein (Expressed protein), producing MSMLRFLASGGGKGKIHPPQRGSLATATSSNAQIKLKLVVPNWGVMYLPAPELPLADGEVPPRHDFPLNGELEVTLPPGGSKRCKSIRVGLKTIITLDLGGKRRYEEDVLFERKVEIVSSTADGIWLEEGLQRFDFTIIVPADLASHDWHTNGVISHVLYAELEGLPDPHGMARGASANSLFGLRKGSRSSSRAHSQSRGTSPASPSRSPGPRGSVSGPSRHAGPSESADIQVALSNLAAPTPGFPFRTPGSSPVPSRSTSPVRSASPRLNPVHMSGAHNLSITREEEMILPRVPSYDDSMAQLSLQDSAANANASPDWILGTHVAKRNCLIVYNPNPMGGINELADHASGYVPGLGVWTWRMVSDVWCIAALLSFDFHLTEISPATTVFSVRLLLNQTHSIVSPRDPDGKPHEFVRTFTIMSEGKRPPEGYYNPDLRHAAIWRGKEAKGKREGGEITIDNKVRMPNDNVARPSTVPGVVTPISVSHTMTLEVAFSVWGEDDTGNKMDHPTFGGLRVLRVSRPVSVPSCCLVPAVLDLPTYGSHEKDRIPGPADDMPTGLPGWEWCACGWQISELESRMRQSIFAQQAEAAARAGGGSARSSISEGDSKMANERERGRQNSR from the exons ATGTCGATGCTCCGCTTCCTCGCTAGcggaggggggaagggcaAGATCCACCCCCCACAGCGCGGCTCATTGGCCacagcgacgagctcaaACGCCCAAatcaagctcaagctcgtcgtgcCCAACTGGGGAGTCATGTACCTCCCGGCGCCTGAGCTACCACTGGCCGATGGCGAGGTTCCGCCACGCCACGACTTCCCACTCAACGGCGAACTCGAGGTGACTCTCCCGCCAGGAGGGTCGAAGCGATGCAAGAGCATCCGCGTGGGCCTTAAGACTATCATCACGCTCGATTTGGGAGGCAAAAGGCGatacgaggaggacgtgcTGTTCGAGCGCAAAGTCGAGATTGTCAGCTCGACGGCGGACGGGATATGGCTCGAAGAGGGGTTGCAGCG ATTCGACTTTACGATTATCGTGCCGGCCGACCTGGCGAGTCATGACTGGCACACAAATGGGGTGATCAGCCATGTGCTGTATGCCGAGTTGGAGGGGTTGCCGGATCCACATGGGATGGCGCGGGGCGCGTCGGCCAATTCGTTGTTTGggttgaggaaggggagCCGGAGCTCTTCGAGAGCACACTCACAGTCGCGGGGGACGTCGCCTGCCTCCCCGTCGCGTTCGCCCGGACCGCGCGGGAGCGTTAGCGGTCCAAGTCGACATGCGGGGCCCAGCGAGAGCGCCGACATCCAAGTTGCGCTAAGTAACCTCGCCGCCCCAACGCCGGGATTCCCGTTCCGCACGCctggctcgtcgccagTCCCGAGCCGCTCGACATCGCCGGTGCGTTCGGCATCGCCACGCCTTAACCCCGTCCACATGAGCGGCGCGCACAACCTCTCAATCAcgcgggaggaggagatgatcCTCCCCCGCGTGCCGAGCTACGACGACAGCATGGCCCAGCTGTCATTGCAGGACAGTGCGGCCAATGCCAACGCCAGCCCAGACTGGATCTTGGGCACGCACGTGGCCAAACGCAACTGCCTGATCGTGTACAACCCCAACCCGATGGGCGGGATCAACGAGCTTGCAGACCATGCGAGTGGCTACGTCCCCGGCCTTGGCGTGTGGACTTGGCGCATGGTATCGGATGTGTGGTGTATTGCCGCGCTGCTGTCTTTCGACTTCCACCTGACAGAAATCTCACCTGCGACTACCGTCTTCTccgtccgcctcctcctcaaccagACTCACAGTATCGTTTCGCCCCGCGACCCAGATGGTAAACCACACGAGTTTGTGCGTACCTTCACCATCATGTCGGAGGGAAAACGACCGCCAGAGGGCTATTATAACCCAGACCTACGACATGCGGCCATCTGGCGCGGCAAGGAGGCGAAAGGCAAACGCGAAGGCGGCGAGATCACAATCGACAACAAGGTCCGTATGCCCAACGACAACGTTGCAAGACCCAGCACTGTTCCCGGCGTCGTGACGCCCATTTCCGTCAGCCATACCATGACCCTTGAGGTTGCATTTAGCGTAtggggcgaggacgacaccGGCAACAAGATGGACCACCCGACTTTTGGTGGCTTGCGAGTCCTCCGCGTCTCACGGCCGGTTTCGGTTCCTTCGTGTTGTCTCGTGCCAGCCGTTCTCGACCTCCCGACGTACGGGTCGCATGAGAAGGATCGCATTCCCGGCCCGGCGGACGATATGCCGACCGGCCTTCCAGGGTGGGAATGGTGCGCTTGTGGGTGGCAGATTtccgagctcgagtcgcgTATGCGGCAGAGTATCTTTGCGCAACAGGCTGAGGCGGCTGCGCGGGCGGGCGGTGGaagcgcgcgctcgagcatTAGCGAAGGAGATAGCAAAATGGCAAACGAACGGGAACGTGGGCGGCAGAACAGCCGTTAG
- the ADP1 gene encoding uncharacterized protein (ATP-dependent permease) — MRLLLPALLGVASATAESARQGFGAVASRHSPPSTELADLRGIGVSPVQSHWATNMSLVPPGRRPGNPPKDDCPPCFNCLLPAFNCGQFGECNQFDGLCRCPAGFGGQDCLTPLCGSLADGDERFPRPDKELCKCNDGWGGINCNLCKDDRACKGFKMRDPLTGLHDPSSEHADDGDNHDDDEMRMTCYKGGITVDRGFQMCDVTNRKIIDTIPNNRPPQVTFSCTAGGPQSNSSLNNGRYGLVGDDTILPYEEKGTCGFQFWVDRIESFYCKLEQCDWIAEEGYDGSNETHYRCDKVECACIPGRFLCGEDGSVNIDDFLAEEIKGPGSFNCISGKGCTFEEPAMNQLINDIFGDRSITLDCESGECVHYTQVPGYNPPHQPDNSVLVALSAALAATIFVLACVCEFYAQFHAHSEVMWYAGRTQRLPGGTSGIKLPEEEAAKLMSDHVPATLHFSNVSYTLPTGRELLSHVTGTTRPGEIMAIMGASGAGKSTLLDILGRRAKTGTVTGEVYVNGRILESSTFRRVAGFVDQEDTLLPTLTVYETVLYSALLRLPREMSYEAKVYRTLETMEELGILGIKDSRIGESGKRSISGGEKRRVSIACELVTGPSILFLDEPTSGLDSYNAFNVVESLKTLAKEYNRTVIFTIHQPQSNIVALFDRLLLLGRGQMVYSGDASKAQAHFEAIGHPCPPGFNIADFLIDLTVEAAGDHRKSVSASAFASGMVSGIASGTDTPARPNASAPRNGPSDAEAGFSSHSRRDPLLAFEEENPVETVAVGIKKKAARVLGLFSSGTPTPPDANYAVPEQLATLVLACRASDGAKITEAEIMRIEAGESADGVPNDQRDVSEEIALLRGYDKATFWTQFRLLSGRAFKNLYRNPMLMFAHYAVAVVVALLCGFFFYHVTNDIPGFQNRLGLFLFILSLFGFSTLSSLGIFANERMLFMRERANGYYKPGAYFLSKVLFDILPLRVIPPFVLGSIVYGLAGLNPEVSSFWKFIMTLVLFNLAASSIVLFISVSVADQGVANLLGSLVMLYNLLFAGLLMNYDRVAEGLRWMLTLSFFHAAYEALLVNELRYLQLVEHKFGLDIQVPSATILSSFGFHAQAFWWPDTALLCIVFGVFTVASYLVLELYVKEPNGATGQHTDSVALYELEPYVFGYAAGLEAARRFAATGWYVTRLDWERSSHAAAVAQPADSLRQELSEGRSSDAEEQHSVDYDDADDAESVDIPFLVPHFDAVIDQRAGDEIAENGEFTVAVSDVDDEGEDEEGDAAMVAEVLFADTSADMTESPDFDAVIDQRAGDEIAENGEFTVAVSDVDDEGEDEEGDAAMVAEVLFADTSADMTESPDGEVVKPEQALAQEDSDEVGPEIVAFAVAEAAASPSSVGSPAFAAGPEVKAVPKAKRSASEMSKTSNKEMALPTKKRRPLSAE; from the exons TGGGTGGGGTGGTATCAACTGTAACT TGTGCAAGGATGACCGCGCGTGTAAAGGTTTCAAGATGCGTGACCCTCTCACTGGGCTCCATGACCCATCAAGCGAACACGCGGACGACGGTGATAACCACGACGATGACGAAATGAGGATGACCTGCTACAAAGGTGGCATCACCGTAGACCGGGGTTTCCAGATGTGTGACGTAACGAACCGCAAGATCATCGACACCATCCCGAACAACAGGCCCCCTCAGGTCACGTTCAGCTGCACAGCGGGTGGGCCGCAGAGCAACTCGTCGCTGAACAACGGCCGATACGGACTTGTTGGTGACGACACAATCCTGCCATATGAAGAGAAGGGCACCTGTGGATTCCAGTTCTGGGTTGACCGTATCGAGTCGTTCTATTGCAAGCTGGAGCAGTGCGATTGGATTGCAGAGGAGGGCTATG ATGGGAGCAACGAGACCCACTACCGCTGCGACAAGGTTGAGTGCGCGTGTATCCCCGGCCGCTTCCTCTGTGGAGAGGACGGCAGTGTCA ACATCGATGACTTCCTCGCTGAGGAGATCAAGGGCCCCGGTAGCTTCAACTGTATCTCAGGCAAGGGCTGCACGTTTGAGGAGCCAGCGATGAACCAGCTCATCAACGACATCTTCGGCGACCGCTCCATCACTCTCGACTGCGAGTCTGGAGAATGCGTCCACTATACACAAGTACCAGGCTACAACCCGCCACATCAACCAGACAATTCGGTTCTTGTCGCGCTCAGTGCGGCTCTCGCCGCTACCATCTTCGTCCTTGCTTGTGTCTGTGAGTTTTACGCTCAGTTCCACGCTCACTCGGAAGTGATGTGGTACGCCGGCCGCACCCAGCGCCTCCCAGGTGGCACATCTGGAATCAAGCTtcccgaggaggaagcaGCAAAGTTGATGTCTGACCATGTCCCTGCCACTCTTCACTTCTCCAACGTCTCTTACACGCTTCCAACCGGCAGAGAGCTCCTTTCGCATGTCACGGGTACCACCCGGCCAGGCGAGATCATGGCGATCATGGGTGCGTCTGGTGCTGGCAAGTCCACACTCCTCGACATTCTCGGCCGACGTGCCAAGACTGGAACGGTTACTGGTGAGGTCTACGTCAACGGCCGTATCCTTGAATCGTCCACATTTAGACGCGTGGCGGGGTTTGTCGACCAGGAGGACACACTTCTCCCGACTCTTACAGTGTACGAGACGGTCCTGTACTCGGCGCTTCTTCGCCTCCCTCGCGAGATGAGCtacgaggccaaggtgTACCGCACCCTCGAGACAatggaggagctcggcatTCTCGGCATCAAGGACTCGCGCATCGGCGAGTCCGGTAAGCGATCCATCTCTGGGGGGGAGAAGCGCCGAGTGTCTATTGCATGCGAGCTCGTCACTGGCCCCTCCATCCTGTTCCTTGACGAGCCCACCTCTGGTCTCGACTCGTACAACGCATTCAACGTGGTCGAGTCCCTCAAGACCCTTGCCAAGGAGTACAACCGAACCGTCATCTTCACCATCCACCAGCCGCAGTCTAACATCGTTGCACTCTTCGaccgccttctcctcctggGCCGTGGACAAATGGTGTACTCGGGTGACGCAAGCAAAGCGCAGGCGCACTTTGAAGCTATCGGACACCCCTGCCCGCCCGGTTTCAACATCGCAGACTTCCTTATTGACCTGACTGTCGAAGCGGCTGGTGATCACAGGAAGAGCGTCTCTGCGAGTGCGTTCGCCAGCGGTATGGTAAGCGGTATCGCTAGTGGAACCGACACCCCAGCGCGTCCCAATGCCAGCGCGCCACGTAATGGACCTTCAGATGCCGAGGCGGGATTCTCTTCCCACTCGAGGCGAGACCCCCTGTTGGCcttcgaggaggagaaccCAGTCGAAACCGTGGCCGTCGGcatcaagaagaaggcggctagagtcctcggcctcttctCCTCTGGCACGCCAACTCCACCAGACGCCAACTACGCTGTCCCCGAACAACTCGCGACCCTGGTTCTAGCATGCCGCGCAAGCGACGGTGCGAAGATCACCGAGGCCGAAATCATGCGTATCGAGGCTGGCGAGTCTGCAGACGGCGTCCCCAACGACCAGCGGGACGTTAGTGAAGAAATCGCCCTTCTGCGTGGCTACGATAAAGCGACGTTCTGGACCCAGTTCCGACTGCTCTCCGGGCGCGCATTCAAGAACCTCTACCGTAACCCCATGCTCATGTTTGCGCACTATGctgtcgcggtcgtcgtgGCGTTGCTGTGCGGCTTTTTCTTCTATCACGTCACCAACGATATCCCCGGTTTCCA GAACCGTCTCGGTCTGTTCCTCTTCATTCTGTCGCTGTTTGGGTTCTCGACTCTGTCGTCGTTGGGGATCTTTGCGAACGAGCGCATGCTGTTCATGCGGGAACG CGCAAACGGGTACTACAAGCCGGGTGCCTACTTCCTCTCCAAGGTCCTGTTCGACATCCTTCCGCTGCGCGTCATCCCGCCGTTCGTGCTCGGCTCAATCGTGTAcggcctcgccggcctcaaTCCCGAAGTGTCCAGCTTCTGGAAGTTCATCATGACGCTTGTGCTGTTCAACctcgcggcgtcgtcgatTGTGCTCTTCATCTCCGTCTCCGTGGCAGACCAGGGAGTAGCCAACCTGCTCGGCTCACTCGTCATGCTGTACAA CCTGCTGTTCGCAGGACTGCTAATGAACTACGACCGCGTGGCCGAGGGCCTTCGCTGGATGTTGACCCTGTCGTTCTTCCACGCCGCTTACGAAGCATTGCTCGTCAACGAACTGCGCTACCTGCAGCTGGTCGAGCACAAGTTTGGCCTTGACATCCAAGTGCCCAGTGCGACGA TCTTGTCCTCGTTCGGCTTCCACGCGCAGGCCTTTTGGTGGCCTGACACCGCGTTACTGTGCATTGTGTTTGGCGTGTTTACGGTTGCGAGCTATTTGGTCCTTGAACTCTACGTAAAGGAAC CCAACGGCGCCACAGGCCAGCATACAGACTCTGTCGCTCTCTACGAACTCGAGCCCTATGTCTTCGGGTAtgccgccggcctcgaAGCTGCCCGCCGCTTCGCAGCTACTGGCTGGTACGTCACTCGCCTCGACTGGGAGCGGTCCAGCCACGCAGCGGCCGTGGCGCAGCCGGCCGATAGCCTGCGCCAGGAGTTGAGCGAAGGAAGGTCGAGCGATGCAGAGGAGCAGCACAGCGTCGACTAcgacgatgccgacgacgccgagtccGTCGACATACCTTTCTTGGTACCTCATTTTGACGCCGTCATCGACCAACGTGCTGGCGACGAGATAGCCGAAAATGGCGAGTTCACGGTTGCCGTCTCTGACGTTGATGAcgaaggcgaggacgaggagggggacgCTGCGatggtcgccgaggtcctcTTCGCCGACACGTCCGCCGATATGACCGAGTCGCCAGATTTTGACGCCGTCATCGACCAACGTGCTGGCGACGAGATAGCCGAAAATGGCGAGTTCACGGTTGCCGTCTCTGACGTTGATGAcgaaggcgaggacgaggagggggacgCTGCGatggtcgccgaggtcctcTTCGCCGACACGTCCGCCGATATGACCGAGTCGCCAGATGGGGAGGTGGTAAAGCCAGAGCAGGCGCTGGCGCAGGAGGACTCTGACGAGGTTGGCCCCGAGATTGTCGCTTtcgctgtcgccgaggccgccgcgtcTCCTTCTAGCGTTGGCTCCCCTGCGTTCGCTGCAGGTCCCGAAGTCAAGGCGGtgcccaaggccaagcgTTCCGCGAGCGAGATGTCCAAAACGTCCAACAAGGAGATGGCACTCCCGACAAAGAAGCGCCGTCCCCTCAGCGCCGAGTAA